The following are from one region of the Arachis duranensis cultivar V14167 chromosome 10, aradu.V14167.gnm2.J7QH, whole genome shotgun sequence genome:
- the LOC107469491 gene encoding mitochondrial import inner membrane translocase subunit TIM17-2, translating to MGTPEASREPCPDRIFDDIGGAFGMGAVGGSGFHFIKGFFNSPKGSRLVGASQAVRLNAPRLGGSFAVWGGLFSAFDCTLVYVRQKEDPYNSIMSGFAAGGFLAMRQGPAAAMRSAMFGGILLALFEGAGIMLAKFTTLSQMPPLTEEEPMPTNYPSGVGFPGQLGSQPSPPMVSESEAKTSWFGRFFDGGKKEEPSSGGGGSQTKILESFDAPPVPNFEYK from the coding sequence ATGGGAACCCCGGAGGCATCACGCGAGCCCTGCCCTGATCGCATCTTCGACGACATAGGCGGCGCTTTCGGCATGGGAGCCGTCGGAGGCTCTGGCTTTCACTTCATCAAGGGTTTCTTCAACTCTCCCAAGGGTTCACGCCTCGTCGGCGCGTCACAGGCAGTGCGTCTCAACGCGCCGAGACTGGGCGGAAGCTTTGCGGTTTGGGGTGGACTCTTCTCCGCCTTCGACTGCACCTTGGTCTATGTACGTCAGAAGGAGGATCCATATAACTCAATCATGTCTGGATTCGCCGCCGGAGGATTTCTCGCCATGCGTCAGGGACCCGCCGCCGCCATGCGCTCCGCCATGTTCGGTGGTATTTTGCTGGCGCTTTTTGAAGGAGCTGGGATCATGCTCGCCAAGTTCACCACACTATCGCAGATGCCGCCTCTAACGGAGGAGGAGCCTATGCCGACCAATTACCCTTCAGGTGTCGGATTTCCGGGTCAGCTCGGTTCTCAGCCTTCTCCGCCGATGGTCTCGGAATCGGAGGCTAAAACTTCTTGGTTTGGTCGATTCTTCGATGGAGGGAAGAAGGAGGAGCCGTCGTCTGGTGGCGGCGGAAGCCAAACGAAGATTCTGGAGAGTTTTGATGCCCCACCGGTGCCGAATTTTGAGTACAagtga
- the LOC127742876 gene encoding secreted RxLR effector protein 161-like, giving the protein MDYGTKLSKSDGELLSDSTPYRRIIGKLLYLSNTRPDISFAIGKLSQFLDCPTTEYLRAAHRILRYVKGSPAAGLFFSAKSDLNLTGFSDSDWAGCPNSRRSISAYCFYLGSSLISWKSKKQLTVAASSSEEEYRVLALATREVQWLSYVLQELGAPLQKATNIYCDSKSAVYIATNPVFHERTKHIEADCHIVRDKLQEGVINLLPISTHEQVADILTKPLAPGPFHYIHGKLGLLNIFAVSTPSLREGVT; this is encoded by the coding sequence ATGGATTATGGTACAAAGCTTAGTAAAAGTGATGGGGAGCTGCTGTCTGATTCTACTCCATACCGAAGAATCATTGGAAAGTTGCTCTATCTTTCGAACACTAGGCCGGATATAAGTTTCGCTATAGGGAAGTTAAGTCAATTCTTGGATTGTCCTACCACAGAGTATTTGCGAGCTGCTCATCGAATATTGAGGTATGTGAAAGGATCCCCAGCTGCTGGCCTTTTCTTCTCAGCCAAATCAGACTTGAATCTCACAGGCTTCTCAGACTCAGACTGGGCAGGGTGTCCTAACTCCAGGAGGTCGATCTCAGCCTATTGCTTTTACCTTGGTTCATCTCTTATTAGTTGGAAGAGTAAGAAGCAACTTACAGTCGCTGCTTCCTCCTCCGAGGAAGAATATAGAGTGTTAGCGCTTGCAACTAGGGAGGTCCAATGGTTGAGTTATGTTCTTCAGGAACTTGGTGCACCACTTCAGAAAGCAACAAACATTTACTGTGATAGCAAGTCAGCCGTGTATATAGCCACTAATCCAGTCTTCCATGAGCGGACCAAGCATATCGAGGCGGATTGTCACATTGTCCGCGACAAACTACAAGAAGGCGTGATTAATCTGCTACCTATCTCTACACATGAGCAGGTTGCAGACATTTTGACTAAGCCACTAGCACCAGGCCCTTTCCATTACATCCATGGTAAGCTTGGGCTGCTGAACATCTTCGCGGTCAGCACTCCAAGCTTAAGGGAGGGTGTTACTTAA